The Serinus canaria isolate serCan28SL12 chromosome 8, serCan2020, whole genome shotgun sequence DNA window TAATGAATAGTCATAAACATTTTCACATGTCACAGAGGAGGTTTCATTGTCAATACAGGTAAGGTGGTTACAGGAGGGAAGTGatttaatttgtcattttaGCTGAACTGAGTCTGTCCAAATTCTGTGTAACTGTATGGGATAACAGCTACCATTTCATCTAGACAGGAGAGGGGAGATGGGATCAAGAAAGTAACTTTTCTCTGGTCATGTTGTAACGTAAttagttgtttgtttttcaggtttttttttgcctcctttATCAGTTTTTGAAAACTTAttagcatttttttgttttgcagctggTATGAAAAATAAGGCAATTTGTTCAGCTTCACATGGGCTTGTATTATAAAACATACTTGTAAACATATATAGACACATATATTTAtaagaatgaaaacattaatGAGACTTTAGGTGATCTCTGCTGGTACATTAGAAGAACcagcaaataaaatatctgGCTTTTCAATTTCAAAGGATATACAAAATAGAAGCTCAGATAGTGTGAGGGACACAGCTTTCACAGAATTTTTCAGGTACCTGTCTTTTACCATTATGTTAGAGCCCAGCTATTAAAAAAGTCTGATTCCTAGTGCTTAATGGTAATTTCTTTCTACTTTTGCCAAAAGAGATACATAGCACCTCATTGCTTTTTTCTCAATTATGCATgtctctccctgccccccaGTTTCTAATGAGATAGTACAGCAACCCCCAGagttttcagaaatatttgtttcttgAAGGCATCAGTTTGGGTGCAGCAATTCTACTGCCAGCAAGCCCCAAACCTCTTTGCAAGACCTTGGCCTTGATGTTCTTCCCTAACAAGAATTTTGAAGAATTCCAGGGGCCACACTGATCATCTGGGCTTTGTACCTTCCCTGGTGTATTTTCTGTGATTACTGTCATCCCAGAGAAGAGTTTTGTCAACAGATAAATGTTCCCCTATTATGAATAAGAAGACAGGTAGATGGAGAGCAGTTTGGCTTTTACCACTGCTCCTcactgccccagagcagcacaaataTGGGATGCACTCCCACTCTCAGCTGGTGGgcaccagctccttccagcttcTGGCTGGTAAAGTTCACAGCAGGGATAAGCAGGGATAAACAAGGGCAGTCAAATGGTGGAAGGGAagaaagtaagagaaaaaaaagagagagagagaggagccagcagcagcaggagataaAAACTGGGCAGAGCAAACAATTGTAAAGCTGGGACTGGTATGAAGCTTCAAAGTTGCAAATGTGCCAGTAAGCAGTGCTGGTGAAGAGGGGATCTAGGAAGCAAAGCTGAGAATAGAAATCATGCATCTGAGAAGCTACTGGGCTTTCTCAGAAATAACAACCTTTTATCAGATTTTTACCACTTTCAATTGACTCATAGCCAGAACTGCAATTAAGCTTCAATATAGTTTATAAAAAATAGTACTTAGTTTACTTTCACATAAGTGAAGAGATACAATTGCACAATGGTGGTTACAATGGTAGAAATACATACTGTTGATAAAATGTTTGCAAGAGATTTAAAAACATACTGTACAGCACCACATCTGAAATTGGATGATGGCAAAATGAATCATACGCCTTGtctaagaaaattaaattcctaCTGAATCTGTTttttggaataaataaaaaaaatacaatgtgCAATATGACactactgaaatatttcctgaagTTAAGCaatatattaaaacaaaaaatgaggTAAAAAAAGACATTCATGCATTTAAGCCACCATTAGTCTCTGACTCTAAAATAAGGCAGATCataatcttttaaaaactgtcTTTAGCCATTTAAATCCTCTTTAGTGCTTTTCAAGACAAGGTCTTGACAGACCTTGCAGCATTTTTGACAGGTTCAGCCAAATTTGAGATGCATTACATAGtagaaaatgttgcttttgtttaatgaagaaagaaatgtaaattaaaagGAACTGAGAGAGATGGATGCTTTTAGAGTTAATCACAAATGAGACTGCtttgagggagggaggggtaagggaaataaaattatgtgtCATCCTCAGTTTTAATGATGTGGAAAAGGGTGACGTTAAACAGGACTTGATGTCCATTATTCCAGGCATAGAGAGCTCTATCTCTTGCATTGTAGTCAAGCATGGATATATGAAAATACTGATTATGGAAAGGAATGTCTGTGTACTCATAAGTGGAGGTTTTTGTGGAGTAGGAATAGTAGACCTTGGCTCCTGTTAAGTGCGAGTTAGTGACATACAAGGTACCACAGATCATGAAGGACTCTCCAGCACTTCTCTTTGGGTAGCCCGTGCTCCAGCTCTTCAGCACCTCCAGCGTATCCTGGTTCAGCTGGCTGATGACAATGTTGCCTGCGTTCTGGTTGGTGGCATACACGGCCCACAGCCCAATTTCGTCTGCCATCAGGTCGATATCAGAGAAGCCACCCCAGGTGTAAGGGTAGACATTGTGGAAGCCAGCATACTCCAGGCTACGCTGTGCCAGCACCCGCCCCGTGTCGAAGCTGTACTTGATGATGATGTTGCTCTGGTACTTGTTGAAATAGAGGGAGCCATTGTAGACAACGTGGTTGGTTCCTGCCCATTTGAATGGAAGGTTGTATGTCCTTGATTCGGCCCCACTGACGAAGTCTGCGATTGATTTGTATTCACGGACGATTTTATTGTTAGTGTAACTATCCATGTACCAGAcctggaaaggaaacaaagattGGGAGTGACCATCTCAAGCACGGTGTGTGGTATGTGATCATGATCTGGCAGGAGGAAGTGTCATGGCTTGGTGTCAATGTGTTTTCCTCTTATGGAGAAGTCTTCATAATATTaacaagagggacttctctccctaagtgaactgaTGAAAGACTATTTTAGAGGCGGTAAACTGACTGGgaattttaggttttgtttctttacattgtcagtgggaaagaaaaggttgtggaGTGAGGAGAAGTGTCCTGAAGGGTTTGTTTTGATTcctactacttttttttccttttagttacTGTTGATAACATTTTCTTTATAccattttaaagttttgtgtctgctttgcctttctcctaatcctatctcacagcaggaagtgAGTGCATGAGTGATTGGCCAGCACTGAAACCTGCCACACTCTTTGGTGCATTGGCCAGGAAATCTTAAAACTGGGGAAATCTTAAATtggcaaaccaaaaccactacaaaaAGACCTTGCAAAAAAGAAGGCAAACAAGTTTTAGCTGTGCAGCAGGCTATGAAAGTGCAATATTGCCCACATTCATGTTACAAAAGCAGGAGGAAGTCCTGAATTTCTGAATCAAACTTATCTGTACAGGTGAACTCTCAATGCCACCTTTACTAACTACACTGTCTGccttttcagagaaatttaatTCTGGGTTATTCAGTGTTTGGGCTTCTGCTATATCATGCTTGCTTAAAGGTATTTCTAGAGACTAATAATAATCtaagagagagagatgggaaatTGCATGTGAGATAAACTTGAATTTATACTTAGGAAGAAATGTGGTTAAATTTTTTTAGCTGATTCTATATTCAAGGAAAAATAGTCTTagtaaaggaaacaaaaccaatagCAATGAAACAGTAAAGTTTCAAAGCCATTTCCCCCCCTTAAAACagaattattactttttttaaatgttctttatgCAACTTCCattcccccatttttttttccttcatgcaatttgctttttctccttttagtTTCTCAGAGTTTGATGCTCTCCTGAAGGTAATTGAGATTTCTGGAGTCAGTAGCAAACATGCATGGATACAgtgggcaggggagggctgcACACCAATCCTTATTTATTGTCATTTTTCTGTTGCCTTTTCTGTtgcctgtgttttttttttctgtattcaaaGAATTAATGTTGTGGGTTTCATACAAATGAAACCTAGCATTTTGACTTCCAAAGCTCTTTGATGGAGCAAGCATCTTCTCAAAACTGTAGCAAATTTGTGATCCTACTGGAGATCCAAATAACAAAACAATAACATAACTTGGATGTGATAGAGCAAATGATCTCACCAGAGCCTTTATGGGGCCTAATCCTCCCAGTTTTAACTGTGCTGCATTGTGGGTCCTGTTCTTGGGTAAAAATGTTGATGTTTTAGATTACTCTGGTTCTTAAAAGACCTAGGCACAATTAAATATgttaggaaattaaaaaagttGTTAGTTCTGATTGATGATTGTCAACCCTGAAAAAGTTGAAGTAAATGGCACAAACATGCTCAGATAACTTTTGtttttggatatttttccaaaaatactgTTGCTTTTTCTCTGGAATTGTTTGAGTGTGAAAATGACTGAAGTAGAAAAACATGCTTGGGAATGTAACTTCCTAGggtaaaatatcttttaaaagattaaaataaagcaagtaaGACTCCAGGACATAAAGACAGTGCCTTAACATACTCGGTTATTCTTCTCTGAGGCCAATGGATCCGTCATCCAGGCTCCAAATCGGGTTCCAGAGATCTTCACTGTAATGGGGCCTGTAATTTTCATCAATTTGCCACATGCTGAAatcaaaaaaacaaatgcattaATGCACAACTCTCCTTGACTTCAGTTAGAGCACAAGACCAAATGCTCCAAACTACATAGTGGCTCCAGGGGATTCAGGCTTATGCTGAAGATTGATTGTCATCTTCACAGGAGGAACTTTTTCATATTGAAGAGTaatataaatatgcaaaaatatacacataaaattttattactaTGTATTTTCGTATTTACAtctttgtaatttaaattttgtatttacatCTTGCATCAAAGCACAGTTATGTTCTTTGGGTATAAGCTAAAATACAGCTGGTAAAATATCTTCTGAGCTGAAGTGAAGAACATTTAATAATAACTGAAATGAAGACATAATCCCCCCCCCTCTTTTGCCCTCATAAAGTTCAGCATAAAGCTGGGACTGATGGATGTTTCAGTTTTCCATTGGCCAGGATAACAAAGTGGTGGAGGGCAGACACAAAAATGAGCTTGTACACACAACATTGTTGTACTCAAAGCTTGTGCCTGACTGCCCCATGCTTACACACACATGGCTCCTTCTTTACCAGAGGCTGCCTGAAGAAAGTGAGTGTGAGAATTATTTAGCAAGCTTGGCTGTATTGGTTGGCTTCTAATCTGTTTGGCTGCCTGGGAGGAAATAAAGAAAGTCGATACCATCTCGGATGCTGACCTTCCTAACAACTCAAAAATCTATATTTTAGGGGACATTAATAAGATGCTTCTTAGAAACAAGCTCCTGGTGGAATTCATGTGTTTATCAAGATGTAACATCACACAGTGGTGTGCATGTAATTAGGTTGAATagcatgtttttaaagaaaagaatgtaaaaagaagtgaaacaatttttaaaatttaaaagtaagtGCTTCTCTGTGCTACACTGATAACTATATCTATCTAGGAAATGTAGAAAACAAATGGTGTCTGGAGTTGAGAATGAATTTATTCAGCTCAAAAGAGAGGGTCACATCAAGGCTGAATTTTCTACTCTGGAAGGAATGTATCATGCCAGCCTATTTGGGACACTTAGAATGGGGTTAATGCTGTGGTGAAAACTCAGAGGCTGCTTCACATCCAGGGAAGTTGGAGGTATTGGAAATGAAGATAAGTGAATGCATGCTGAGACCTCCATGAGCAGGGTAGGCTGTGTCTCTTTTCTGGGTCAATTAAGAGACATTATTAGGAGACATATCTCCATCTATTGAAGATATTTTtggattttccattttaaagaatCTTATTGGTCTTTTAATACTTGGTTATGATAGGACAACTTTTTATTCTGGACTTTTTTGTAGGTAGGCTGCTAGCATTGTGTGCTGAGTGCTCTTTTTCTGCAGTGTGAATCATTATTGGCTTGAAAGGTAGAGAACAATAGCCTATCAAAAtgaaggcttttatttttaggtgGTCTGTTGGTAAATAGTCTCAGAAATGGGCATGAGATAACCCTTCTGAATGACTGAGTTTGAATTTTGAATACTTAATTTGGAATGAGTTATCAGAAAACTAAtaagcagaaagaaatcagaataaCAATTACTCCTGAACTTGTAGTTTCTGGGATAATTAAAACACAGTGAATGCATGACTTATAGGGTATGCTAACACTAATTGGTGCCTTTACAATACAGTATTGCAATTAGTgggaaagcataaaaataatttggaatatGAAGCGCTCTGTTTCttctatgaaaaaaagaaatccaggaaGCTAAAAGTGGACTTATAATGAGTTGTGAAGTTTTGCTTCTGAATGGGTAAACCTATGGAAGAGCCCCTGTCAGAGATGTGAGGGCTCCCAGTTTGTGTCGGGGgtccaggcagggcaggtgcaCGAACACTCCAGgtgggctcagcagtgccagggcatgGTGGGAGCTGCATGGGCACACAGCAAGCTCGAggatgcagcaggacagggataAAAGCAGGGGGTGTTTGGAGTCCCTGTGGGGGgtgcacacagctctgtggctgtttgggtgctgctctctgtgtgaGGAGCTTTTGGAGGTTTAGAGAGCAATTCAGAGATTGCATGCCTAAGTGTCAGCACAGTGGTTCCTctgttgtgttttatttatcCTGAATGTATAGCTTGCTGATTAAGAGTTAGTTACACATcgttaataattaattaatctcTTCAGCCTGCATTTAGTTTAAACTATATGAATAGAGCTGTGTTCCCCTGTCACAGGAGTTAGATGCTTTTAGAGAATAATCCTTCAAAATGTATTGTGATGCTGTTCAGTGTGAGAAGAGATGACGTACTTCAGCAGTTAAATGATCAGCAGTTTGAGTCAGGGTGTATTTCTGATCAAATCTTTATTCCCAGACAGCATGCAGTGATCAAGGAAGGAAGAAGactcctgggagagctgctgtaTAGCTGGGGGGCAGCTGACTGAAAGTGACAAAACTTCCCTTTTTGGCATAACAGAACAGAGCACtttgtaaaagattttttttccctcttgccCTATAGTAGgtcccatttttcttttccttccttattAATCAGAAATCCATagatctgccttttttttttcccctggcagAAGGGAATGTACAGAAAGTTTTGGTTTATAGCAGTTTGATTCTCTAACAGAAAGACCAGATGCTAGTAAAAAGTTAGGTCAAATATATCTCCATACTAGCACCTGTGAAGAAGTTTAGTAAC harbors:
- the OLFM3 gene encoding noelin-3: MRAPASILNLLLLSLLAGLDPSKTQISPKEGWQVYSSAQDPDGRCICTVVAPEQNLCSRDAKSRQLRQLLEKVQNMSQSIEVLNLRTQRDFQYVLKMETQMKGLKAKFRQIEDDRKTLMTKHFQELKEKMDELLPLIPVLEQYKTDAKLITQFKEEIRNLSTVLTGIQEEIGAYDYEELHQRVVNLETRLRDCMKKLTCGKLMKITGPITVKISGTRFGAWMTDPLASEKNNRVWYMDSYTNNKIVREYKSIADFVSGAESRTYNLPFKWAGTNHVVYNGSLYFNKYQSNIIIKYSFDTGRVLAQRSLEYAGFHNVYPYTWGGFSDIDLMADEIGLWAVYATNQNAGNIVISQLNQDTLEVLKSWSTGYPKRSAGESFMICGTLYVTNSHLTGAKVYYSYSTKTSTYEYTDIPFHNQYFHISMLDYNARDRALYAWNNGHQVLFNVTLFHIIKTEDDT